A single window of Helicobacter pylori NCTC 11637 = CCUG 17874 = ATCC 43504 = JCM 12093 DNA harbors:
- a CDS encoding TonB-dependent receptor → MFLRSYPRLRYALCLPLLAETCYSSDHTLGKVTTQAKRIFTYNNEFKVTSKELDQRQSNEVKDLFRTNPDVNVGGGSVMGQKIYVRGIEDRLLRVTVDGAAQNGNIYHHQGNTVIDPGMLKSVEVTKGAANASAGPGAIAGVIKMETKGAADFIPRGKSYAASGAVSFYTNFGDRETFRSAYQNAHFDIIAYYTHQNIFYYRSGATAMKNLFNPTQADKEPGTPSEQNNALVKMNGYLSDRDTLTFSWNMTRDNATRPLRSNAIGLAYPCEAPFSPDGAQGCPNVLDSFTRYLYHSINSTNNFSLQYKREAGNSFGDPRLDFTLYTSIRNAQFDPLFDPNGVYAKFPTSLASAWEKENYPCVEGAYCTPSFSDVDKPSSQPRDLFLNNTGLNLKVAHVIDEATDSLFEYGFNYQNLSVFDARIPKSELYRPNQVYTDDKGQKQIACSLVDNNPNDPTLCQRGKANGNIYGGYVQANYSPHKIITFGAGVRWDAYTLYDKDWNHRYTQGFSPSAALVISPIEPLSLKITYSQVTRGVMPGDGVYMRQNDLRYAKNIKPEVGSNAEFNIDYSSQYFSGRAAAFYQALDNFISQYAQNLIVTNLNQAIRIYGYEVGGTFKYKGVSLNVGISRTWPTTRGYLMADSYELAASTGNVFIIKLDYTIPKTGINLAWLSRFVTGLDYCGFDIYLPDYGTAEKPKTPTDLAKCGSKLGLVHMHKPGYGVSNFYINWSPKTKSRWKGLLLSAVFNNVFNKFYVDQTSPYVMSPDMPGTDAVKRAIAEPGFNARFEVAYKW, encoded by the coding sequence ATGTTTTTAAGATCATACCCAAGGCTTAGATACGCTTTATGTTTACCCCTACTCGCTGAGACTTGCTATAGCTCGGATCACACTCTAGGCAAGGTTACCACCCAAGCTAAAAGGATTTTCACTTACAATAATGAGTTTAAAGTAACTTCTAAAGAATTGGATCAGCGCCAAAGCAATGAAGTCAAAGACTTGTTTAGGACTAACCCTGATGTGAATGTGGGCGGAGGGAGCGTGATGGGGCAGAAAATCTATGTGAGAGGCATTGAAGACAGGCTTTTAAGGGTTACGGTGGATGGGGCTGCGCAAAATGGCAATATCTACCACCACCAAGGCAACACCGTGATTGACCCTGGCATGCTCAAAAGCGTGGAAGTGACTAAAGGTGCGGCTAATGCGAGCGCAGGGCCAGGAGCGATTGCGGGAGTGATTAAAATGGAGACTAAAGGAGCGGCCGATTTTATCCCTAGGGGGAAAAGTTATGCTGCGAGTGGGGCGGTGAGTTTTTATACCAATTTTGGCGATCGAGAGACTTTTAGATCGGCTTACCAAAACGCGCATTTTGATATTATCGCTTACTACACGCACCAAAACATCTTCTATTATAGAAGCGGCGCTACAGCGATGAAAAACCTTTTCAATCCCACACAAGCCGATAAAGAGCCAGGAACTCCTAGCGAGCAAAACAACGCTTTAGTTAAAATGAATGGTTATTTGAGCGACAGAGACACGCTCACTTTCAGCTGGAACATGACACGAGATAACGCCACACGCCCTTTAAGGAGCAACGCTATAGGGTTAGCCTATCCTTGTGAAGCCCCTTTTAGTCCTGATGGCGCTCAAGGGTGTCCTAATGTGCTAGATAGTTTCACAAGGTATTTGTATCACTCTATTAATAGCACCAACAACTTTTCCTTACAATACAAAAGGGAAGCGGGAAATTCTTTTGGCGACCCACGATTAGATTTTACCCTTTATACAAGCATTAGAAACGCTCAGTTTGATCCCCTATTTGATCCTAATGGCGTTTATGCTAAATTCCCCACTTCTTTAGCGAGCGCATGGGAAAAAGAAAATTACCCATGCGTGGAAGGTGCTTATTGCACCCCAAGCTTTTCAGATGTGGATAAACCAAGCTCACAGCCTAGGGATTTGTTTTTAAACAACACCGGCTTAAACCTTAAAGTCGCGCATGTGATTGATGAAGCCACAGACAGCCTTTTTGAATACGGATTCAATTACCAAAATTTAAGCGTTTTTGACGCTCGCATCCCTAAATCAGAATTATACAGGCCTAATCAAGTTTATACTGATGATAAAGGACAAAAACAAATCGCTTGCTCTCTTGTGGATAATAACCCCAATGACCCTACGCTATGCCAAAGAGGGAAAGCGAACGGGAATATTTATGGAGGCTATGTGCAAGCGAATTACTCGCCTCATAAAATCATCACTTTTGGAGCCGGGGTAAGGTGGGACGCTTACACGCTTTATGATAAAGATTGGAACCACCGCTACACTCAAGGCTTTAGCCCTAGCGCAGCTCTTGTGATAAGCCCCATTGAGCCTTTATCTTTAAAAATCACTTATTCTCAAGTTACAAGGGGGGTTATGCCAGGAGATGGCGTGTATATGCGCCAAAACGATTTGCGATACGCTAAAAATATCAAGCCTGAAGTGGGCTCTAACGCTGAATTTAATATTGATTATTCAAGCCAGTATTTTAGCGGGAGGGCTGCGGCGTTTTATCAAGCTTTGGATAATTTCATCTCACAATACGCGCAAAATTTGATTGTAACCAATTTAAATCAAGCGATTAGGATTTATGGCTATGAAGTGGGTGGGACATTCAAATACAAGGGCGTGAGTTTGAATGTGGGGATCTCGCGCACCTGGCCCACCACCAGGGGGTATTTAATGGCGGATAGCTATGAGCTTGCCGCAAGCACCGGTAATGTTTTTATCATCAAATTGGATTACACCATCCCCAAAACAGGGATCAATCTTGCATGGCTTAGCCGTTTTGTTACCGGTTTAGATTATTGCGGGTTTGATATTTACTTGCCTGATTATGGGACGGCTGAGAAACCCAAAACCCCTACCGATTTAGCCAAATGCGGATCTAAATTAGGGTTAGTGCATATGCATAAACCGGGTTATGGCGTGAGTAATTTTTATATCAATTGGAGTCCTAAAACCAAAAGCCGCTGGAAAGGTTTGCTGCTTTCTGCTGTGTTTAATAATGTTTTCAACAAATTCTATGTGGATCAAACAAGCCCCTATGTCATGAGCCCAGATATGCCAGGCACTGACGCTGTTAAAAGAGCGATCGCTGAGCCTGGGTTTAACGCGCGTTTTGAAGTGGCTTACAAATGGTAG